One window of Chloracidobacterium sp. genomic DNA carries:
- a CDS encoding NUDIX hydrolase produces the protein MSNDSTIYQPDVGAVRLLSRTFFHRGRVFDTSHDAIQLASGARLEMDVIHHLGGAAVLPLFDNDDVLLIRQYRHPAGQVLLEAPAGRLELGEDPEAAARRELVEETGYQAAQLTFITKFYALPGYSTEVLYCFLAAGLTPGPQRLDADEDIRIVRLPFTEALRLVHTGAIMDAKTMITILLVDVMRHNGALPDGR, from the coding sequence ATGTCGAACGACTCAACCATTTACCAGCCCGATGTCGGCGCGGTGCGGCTCTTGTCGCGGACGTTTTTCCACCGGGGGCGCGTGTTTGATACCTCCCACGACGCAATCCAACTCGCTTCGGGCGCGCGGCTGGAGATGGATGTTATCCATCACCTCGGCGGCGCGGCCGTCCTGCCGCTGTTCGACAATGACGACGTACTGCTCATTCGCCAGTACCGCCATCCAGCAGGACAGGTTCTACTGGAAGCGCCGGCTGGTCGGCTCGAACTTGGCGAAGACCCGGAAGCCGCTGCACGCCGCGAACTGGTGGAAGAAACCGGCTACCAAGCTGCTCAGTTGACTTTCATCACCAAGTTTTACGCGCTGCCCGGATACAGTACCGAAGTGTTGTACTGCTTTCTCGCCGCCGGATTGACGCCGGGGCCGCAACGTTTGGACGCCGATGAGGACATCCGCATCGTCCGCTTGCCCTTCACCGAGGCGCTTCGGTTGGTTCATACCGGCGCTATCATGGACGCCAAAACGATGATTACCATCTTGCTCGTGGACGTGATGCGTCATAACGGCGCTTTGCCCGACGGTCGGTGA
- the nuoL gene encoding NADH-quinone oxidoreductase subunit L, whose product MLVLMIAAPLVGALLLTFTGRRLGERLTGVIACLSVAVAAGCAFAAFFLKLLPTAPDAEGVRRVTERLGIWFSVGNFSADFGLVLDPLSGVMALFITGVGLLIHIFAVGYMHGDNGYARFFAALNLFVAAMLTLVLADNLPLMFVGWEGVGVCSYLLIGHYFTRDEAADAARKAFVYNRIGDAGIVLATMLLFTQAGSVNFAAISRWAAQQPVETLGWAAVGAGGLTTVGLLLLLGATGKSAQIPLFVWLPDAMAGPTPVSALIHAATMVTAGVYLLVRLNVVFLHAPTALAIVAVVGAVTALLAATIALGQDDIKKVLAYSTVSQLGLMVMACGAGAFTAGLFHVTTHAFFKALLFLGAGSVIHALHEEQNLRRMGGLKKFMPVTYWTMTAGWLAIAGFPPLSGFFSKDALLFETFTSTALPGGLAKALWAVGLLTSFLTAFYMTRLMTLTFHGEPREAVAHGQPHESPLVMTAPLVALALLSVFGGALGLPEAFGMHPWMREFLTPLVVAPAELAHETASHTLELILMGVSSVVALSGIAAGWLFFRRRPLWEAPRALQAKYWVDEAYEAAIVRPLALTARRGLWRGLDVSIVDGLVGGVGRSLSGLGATLREMQSGYARGYVVMMFIAALLILGYFVLGPRIGV is encoded by the coding sequence ATGCTGGTTCTCATGATCGCTGCGCCGCTGGTCGGCGCGCTGCTGTTGACCTTCACTGGCCGTCGCCTCGGCGAGCGTCTGACGGGCGTCATCGCTTGTTTGTCCGTCGCTGTCGCGGCTGGATGCGCGTTCGCAGCTTTCTTCCTCAAACTGCTGCCCACTGCGCCGGATGCGGAGGGCGTCCGGCGCGTCACCGAGCGGCTTGGCATATGGTTCAGCGTCGGAAACTTCAGCGCCGACTTCGGTCTTGTTCTTGATCCGTTGTCGGGCGTGATGGCGCTTTTCATTACGGGCGTCGGACTGCTCATTCACATCTTCGCCGTCGGCTACATGCACGGGGACAACGGCTACGCGCGGTTTTTCGCCGCCCTGAACCTGTTTGTCGCCGCGATGCTGACGCTCGTCTTAGCCGACAACCTGCCGCTGATGTTCGTCGGCTGGGAAGGCGTCGGCGTCTGCTCCTACCTGCTGATTGGTCACTATTTCACCCGTGACGAAGCGGCGGACGCCGCGCGCAAGGCGTTTGTCTATAACCGCATCGGCGACGCCGGCATCGTGTTGGCGACCATGTTGCTCTTTACGCAGGCGGGGAGCGTCAACTTTGCGGCTATCAGTCGCTGGGCGGCGCAACAGCCGGTGGAAACGCTTGGCTGGGCGGCCGTCGGCGCGGGCGGGCTGACGACGGTTGGGCTGTTGCTGCTGCTGGGCGCAACGGGCAAAAGCGCGCAGATACCGCTCTTTGTCTGGCTGCCGGACGCCATGGCCGGCCCGACGCCCGTTTCAGCGCTCATTCACGCCGCGACAATGGTGACGGCGGGCGTCTATTTGCTCGTTCGGTTGAATGTCGTGTTTCTCCATGCGCCGACGGCGCTTGCGATCGTGGCGGTGGTTGGCGCAGTGACGGCGCTTCTCGCAGCGACGATTGCTTTAGGGCAGGACGACATCAAGAAGGTCTTGGCCTACTCGACAGTTTCGCAGTTGGGCTTGATGGTCATGGCGTGCGGAGCGGGAGCGTTCACCGCCGGGTTGTTTCACGTTACGACACACGCCTTCTTCAAGGCGCTGCTGTTCTTGGGTGCGGGCAGCGTCATTCACGCGCTGCACGAGGAGCAAAATCTGCGGCGGATGGGCGGGCTGAAGAAGTTCATGCCGGTCACATACTGGACGATGACCGCCGGCTGGCTAGCGATTGCCGGCTTTCCGCCGCTTTCCGGCTTTTTCAGCAAGGATGCACTCCTGTTTGAAACGTTCACGTCCACCGCGCTGCCGGGCGGTTTGGCGAAAGCGCTCTGGGCGGTCGGACTACTGACCTCGTTCCTGACGGCGTTTTACATGACGCGCCTGATGACGCTGACCTTTCACGGCGAGCCGCGCGAGGCCGTCGCGCACGGTCAGCCGCATGAGTCGCCGTTGGTCATGACCGCGCCGCTCGTCGCGCTGGCGCTGCTGTCGGTCTTTGGCGGTGCGCTGGGCCTGCCGGAGGCGTTTGGCATGCACCCGTGGATGCGCGAGTTTCTGACACCGCTGGTGGTGGCTCCGGCCGAACTCGCCCACGAAACCGCTTCACATACACTAGAACTCATTCTCATGGGCGTCTCAAGCGTCGTTGCGCTGTCCGGCATTGCCGCCGGATGGTTGTTCTTCAGGCGGCGACCGCTATGGGAAGCCCCGCGCGCGTTACAGGCGAAGTACTGGGTGGATGAGGCCTACGAGGCGGCGATTGTCCGCCCGCTGGCGCTGACGGCGCGGCGCGGCCTGTGGCGGGGACTGGATGTTTCCATCGTGGATGGCTTGGTTGGCGGCGTCGGGCGGAGTCTTTCCGGCCTTGGCGCGACGTTGCGCGAAATGCAATCCGGCTATGCCCGTGGCTACGTCGTGATGATGTTCATCGCGGCGCTGTTGATTCTGGGTTACTTCGTTCTTGGTCCAAGGATAGGCGTGTGA
- the nuoK gene encoding NADH-quinone oxidoreductase subunit NuoK: MVPLSWYLVLSAALFAIGAVGVFVKNNIISTLLCLELMLNAANLAFVAFSAFQGTIEGQLFVVLVMAVAAAEAGVGLAIVIALFRNRETLDVDESSLLKL, from the coding sequence ATGGTTCCGTTATCGTGGTATCTCGTCCTCAGCGCGGCGCTTTTCGCCATCGGCGCGGTCGGGGTGTTTGTCAAAAACAACATCATTTCAACGCTGCTGTGTCTAGAACTCATGCTCAACGCGGCGAATCTAGCGTTTGTCGCGTTTTCGGCCTTCCAAGGAACAATCGAGGGACAACTCTTCGTCGTCCTCGTAATGGCTGTGGCGGCGGCGGAAGCAGGCGTTGGGCTGGCCATTGTCATTGCGCTGTTCCGTAACCGGGAAACGCTTGATGTGGATGAATCAAGCCTTCTGAAACTTTGA
- a CDS encoding NADH-quinone oxidoreductase subunit M: MTWFDSGSLLVWLTALPLIGALVLVGLSAASIELGRRYALTTALVTALLTFGLSLRLISQHTNSELFLNAPWIPTLGVSFHLAVDGLSLWLVLLVTLLTPLAMLTSATIVTRRPVYFLLLLLFESGLIGVFLARDLVTFYVFWEVVLIPAYFLVGMWGGENRLAAVTKFFLYTVAGSLLMLAAIIGLYVGHGAVTGRYTFDLETLVAARNLIPVDTRRWCFWGFAAAFFVKIPLFPLHTWQADAYAEAPTPVAALLSGAMSKMGTYALVRFGVGLFPDIAREWATLILALAVVSILHGALAAMVQTDLKRLLAYSSLSHLGFVTLGVFSFTAYGVEGALFHMAAHGVTTGALFLLAAMLEARRQTTALADFGGLAGAMPRFAFLMVTASLASAGVPFTNGFIGEFLTLLGAFTSARWFAVAAAGGMILSAVYLLTAVRRTLFGPAKSLFEAPDVDWRETLAVAPLVVLMLVMGVAPQLFLKPTRPAIPPTAVAAARS; this comes from the coding sequence GTGACGTGGTTTGATTCCGGCTCCCTACTCGTATGGCTGACAGCGCTGCCGCTCATCGGCGCGCTGGTTTTGGTCGGCCTGTCGGCGGCTTCGATTGAACTCGGCCGCCGGTACGCCCTGACGACGGCGCTTGTGACCGCTCTGCTGACGTTTGGGCTGTCGTTGCGCTTGATTTCGCAACATACCAATTCCGAGCTGTTCCTCAATGCGCCGTGGATTCCGACGCTAGGCGTCAGTTTTCATCTGGCGGTGGACGGCCTCAGCCTGTGGCTCGTGTTGCTCGTCACGCTGCTCACGCCGTTGGCGATGTTGACGAGCGCGACGATTGTGACGCGCCGCCCTGTATATTTCCTACTACTCCTGTTGTTTGAAAGCGGACTGATTGGCGTCTTTCTGGCGCGCGACTTGGTGACGTTTTATGTCTTCTGGGAAGTCGTTCTTATTCCGGCCTACTTTTTGGTCGGCATGTGGGGCGGGGAAAACCGCTTGGCGGCGGTGACGAAGTTTTTCCTCTACACCGTCGCGGGCAGCTTGCTGATGCTGGCCGCCATCATCGGGCTGTACGTCGGACATGGCGCGGTGACCGGACGCTACACCTTTGATTTGGAAACGCTTGTCGCGGCGCGCAATCTGATTCCGGTGGACACGCGCCGGTGGTGTTTCTGGGGCTTCGCGGCGGCGTTTTTCGTCAAGATTCCGCTGTTTCCGCTGCATACCTGGCAGGCGGACGCCTACGCTGAAGCGCCGACGCCGGTCGCCGCGCTGCTATCGGGCGCAATGTCGAAGATGGGGACATACGCGCTGGTTCGGTTCGGCGTCGGCCTCTTTCCCGACATCGCCCGCGAATGGGCGACGCTCATTTTGGCGTTGGCGGTCGTGAGCATCCTGCACGGCGCGTTGGCGGCGATGGTTCAAACCGACTTGAAGCGGTTGCTCGCCTATTCGTCGCTGAGCCACTTGGGATTTGTGACGCTGGGCGTATTTTCGTTCACAGCCTATGGCGTCGAAGGCGCCCTGTTTCACATGGCGGCGCATGGCGTGACGACCGGTGCGCTCTTTTTGCTTGCGGCCATGCTGGAAGCCCGCCGTCAGACGACGGCGTTGGCGGATTTTGGTGGTTTGGCGGGCGCAATGCCGCGTTTTGCCTTCTTGATGGTCACGGCAAGCCTCGCCTCAGCCGGCGTACCGTTCACCAACGGCTTTATTGGCGAGTTTCTGACCCTGCTGGGGGCGTTTACATCAGCGCGCTGGTTCGCCGTCGCGGCCGCCGGCGGGATGATCCTGTCGGCGGTGTATCTGTTGACGGCCGTGCGGCGTACGCTGTTCGGCCCGGCGAAATCCCTGTTTGAAGCGCCGGATGTGGATTGGCGCGAGACGCTGGCCGTCGCGCCGCTGGTGGTTTTGATGTTGGTGATGGGCGTTGCGCCGCAGCTCTTCCTCAAGCCAACCCGTCCGGCCATACCGCCGACGGCCGTCGCTGCTGCACGCTCCTGA
- a CDS encoding chlorophyllide a reductase iron protein subunit X yields MSARRVVAIYGKGGSGKSFITSNLSYYLASKSHRVLQIGCDPKHDSTALLFGGKSLPTLLEAWALRQEAKAANPVPSVSEVVFKRHGVFAMELGGPEVGRGCGGRGITLSFDLLAQMGFEDWEFDYVIYDFLGDVVCGGFGTPIAKSMVRDIILVGGNDHQALYVVNNLCSAVRYFAEQGGTTRVLGMIINRDDGSGWGERYAQEAGIDIITRIPLSDEIRNRSMAFQLISDDPKHRGYFEDIEWAILHGTPKLPKAVDFEAFSSDIMRTRNLGGLDPALEEDLMPSQLECMVL; encoded by the coding sequence ATGTCGGCACGTCGCGTTGTCGCCATTTACGGCAAAGGTGGAAGCGGCAAGTCTTTCATCACCTCGAATCTCAGTTACTATCTGGCCAGCAAGTCGCATCGCGTTCTGCAAATCGGCTGCGATCCCAAACACGACTCCACAGCGCTGTTGTTCGGCGGCAAGTCGCTACCGACGCTGCTGGAAGCTTGGGCGCTACGTCAGGAAGCCAAGGCCGCCAACCCTGTACCATCTGTCAGTGAAGTGGTGTTCAAGCGCCACGGCGTCTTTGCCATGGAACTGGGCGGCCCGGAAGTTGGGCGCGGCTGTGGCGGACGCGGCATCACTCTCAGTTTCGATCTGCTGGCGCAGATGGGGTTTGAAGACTGGGAGTTTGACTACGTCATCTATGACTTCTTAGGCGACGTAGTCTGCGGCGGCTTTGGGACGCCGATTGCCAAATCCATGGTGCGGGACATCATTCTCGTCGGCGGCAACGACCATCAGGCGCTCTATGTCGTCAACAACCTCTGCAGCGCCGTCCGCTACTTCGCCGAGCAGGGCGGTACGACGCGCGTCCTTGGGATGATCATCAATCGGGACGACGGCTCGGGTTGGGGCGAGCGGTATGCGCAGGAAGCCGGCATTGACATCATCACCCGCATTCCGCTGTCTGACGAAATCCGCAACCGCAGCATGGCGTTTCAGTTGATTTCGGACGACCCGAAACATCGCGGCTACTTTGAAGACATCGAGTGGGCCATTCTGCACGGAACGCCGAAACTCCCCAAAGCCGTGGACTTTGAAGCCTTTTCAAGCGACATCATGCGAACGCGCAACCTTGGCGGTCTCGACCCGGCGCTGGAGGAAGACCTCATGCCGTCACAGTTGGAGTGCATGGTGCTGTGA
- a CDS encoding 4-hydroxybutyrate CoA-transferase — MDWKARYAEKLRSPEEAARMVQSGDRVWVGMFNSTPETMAKALYARHTELRDVELHHYVAPFVWATPETHEAFRVVSAFTTPADRQQANAGLVEYLPLANFRQSWLKAAIGGERGLDVCIVKTSPPDENGFMSLGGALWANRTMMDISRRIICEVDERLIRTYGENWVHISETAALVEHNPADDRPSPMPPHSPETEAAAEVICTLIAAELIRDGDTLQIGIGDVTAAMARYLGDKRDLGIQTELIPGGVIDLMEQGVVTGRFKQIAPGKVVGTALAAMSSEEARKAHLNPRVELWDFCHTDDLRVLVREENFVAINNGLHVDVTGQVTAETLDGKLFSGPGGQTVFAVAAAYSEGGRSIIALPSSSVVGGERRSRIVAQLPPGSMVTVTRGYVDYVVTEQGIATLCGKTVRQRIEELVNVAHPDFRAELRKEAQRLYSV; from the coding sequence ATGGACTGGAAAGCGCGCTACGCTGAGAAACTGCGCAGCCCGGAAGAGGCGGCGAGAATGGTGCAGAGTGGCGACCGTGTCTGGGTAGGGATGTTCAACAGCACGCCTGAAACGATGGCGAAAGCCCTCTACGCCCGGCACACCGAGTTGCGTGATGTCGAACTGCACCACTACGTGGCGCCGTTTGTCTGGGCCACGCCGGAAACGCACGAGGCATTCCGTGTCGTCTCTGCCTTCACTACTCCGGCTGACCGTCAGCAGGCGAACGCCGGCTTGGTGGAGTACCTACCGCTGGCGAACTTTCGCCAGTCGTGGCTGAAGGCTGCCATCGGCGGCGAGCGCGGGCTGGATGTCTGCATCGTAAAAACTTCTCCACCTGACGAGAACGGCTTCATGAGCCTCGGCGGTGCCCTTTGGGCGAACCGGACGATGATGGACATCTCCCGGCGGATCATCTGCGAGGTTGATGAGCGGCTCATCCGCACCTACGGCGAAAACTGGGTGCATATTTCCGAAACGGCCGCGCTCGTTGAGCACAACCCAGCCGACGACCGCCCGTCGCCGATGCCGCCGCATAGTCCCGAAACCGAGGCGGCTGCCGAGGTCATCTGCACGCTCATCGCCGCCGAGTTGATTCGTGACGGTGATACGCTCCAGATCGGCATTGGCGACGTCACGGCTGCGATGGCGCGCTACTTGGGTGACAAGCGCGACTTGGGTATTCAGACGGAGCTGATCCCCGGCGGCGTCATTGACCTGATGGAGCAGGGTGTGGTGACGGGTCGCTTCAAGCAGATTGCGCCCGGCAAGGTCGTGGGCACGGCCTTGGCAGCCATGTCGTCTGAGGAAGCGCGGAAGGCTCACCTGAATCCCCGCGTGGAGCTTTGGGATTTCTGCCATACGGACGATCTACGGGTTCTCGTCCGCGAGGAAAACTTCGTCGCCATCAACAACGGGCTGCATGTGGATGTGACGGGTCAGGTGACCGCTGAGACGCTCGACGGAAAGCTTTTCTCTGGGCCGGGCGGGCAGACTGTCTTCGCTGTGGCGGCGGCCTACAGCGAAGGGGGGCGTTCCATCATTGCGCTGCCGTCGAGTTCGGTGGTGGGAGGCGAACGTCGGTCGCGGATTGTCGCACAGTTGCCGCCGGGCAGCATGGTGACGGTGACGCGCGGGTACGTTGATTACGTAGTGACTGAGCAGGGCATCGCCACCTTGTGCGGGAAAACTGTCCGCCAGCGCATCGAGGAGTTAGTAAACGTCGCCCATCCGGATTTCCGCGCCGAACTGCGGAAAGAAGCGCAGCGTCTGTACAGCGTCTAA
- a CDS encoding M20 family metallopeptidase → MPPSHPVSASVLARDARYRRDIADLTPKLIAIRRDLHQHPELSNREERTARLVAEQLRALGLEVKTGIAHHGVIGVLRGGRPGKVIAVRADMDALPIEEVRDTPYKSRYPGVMHACGHDVHTTVALGVAEVLSKYRADLPGVVKFIFQPAEEGPPRGERGGAKMMLEEGAFDAPTPDAIFGLHCMPMLEVGSIGYCETAAMASADRFLITIRGKKVHGAYPHEGVDAIVAAAAVIEQLQTIRSRRIDTQAPLVLSIGSIHGGNRFNILADEVRMEGTVRTLDPDVHARVEPLMRQILKGVTESHGASYELDYERIVPVTVNNPQLVRQMLPTIRRIVGDTRVLAMRPQMGAEDFSYFANRVPAFFYFLGVGNKAKGLTAMLHTPEFDVDEQCLPVGVEVMAAMVTDWLETAAQQP, encoded by the coding sequence ATGCCGCCTTCCCATCCCGTGTCCGCATCCGTACTTGCTCGTGACGCGCGTTACCGGCGCGACATCGCCGACCTGACGCCTAAGCTCATTGCAATTCGCCGCGACTTGCACCAGCACCCGGAGCTTTCCAACCGCGAGGAGCGCACGGCGCGGCTGGTCGCCGAACAGCTACGGGCGCTGGGGCTTGAGGTCAAAACCGGTATCGCACATCACGGCGTCATCGGCGTCCTGCGCGGCGGCCGACCAGGCAAAGTCATCGCCGTCCGCGCCGACATGGATGCGCTCCCGATTGAGGAAGTGCGCGACACGCCTTACAAGTCGCGCTATCCCGGCGTGATGCACGCCTGCGGCCATGATGTGCATACGACGGTGGCGTTGGGGGTGGCGGAAGTGCTGTCCAAGTATCGCGCCGATCTGCCTGGCGTCGTGAAGTTCATCTTCCAACCGGCGGAAGAGGGTCCGCCGCGCGGCGAGCGGGGCGGCGCGAAAATGATGCTGGAAGAAGGGGCGTTCGACGCGCCGACGCCGGACGCCATCTTTGGTTTGCACTGCATGCCGATGCTGGAAGTCGGCTCCATTGGCTACTGCGAGACGGCGGCGATGGCGAGCGCTGACCGCTTCCTGATCACCATTCGCGGTAAGAAGGTTCACGGAGCGTATCCGCACGAGGGCGTGGACGCTATTGTGGCCGCTGCAGCCGTTATTGAGCAGCTCCAAACCATTCGGAGTCGCCGGATTGACACGCAAGCGCCCTTGGTGCTCTCCATCGGCAGCATCCACGGTGGCAACCGCTTCAACATTCTGGCGGATGAAGTGCGGATGGAGGGCACGGTGCGGACGCTCGACCCGGACGTTCACGCGCGTGTTGAACCACTGATGCGGCAGATTCTCAAGGGCGTGACGGAAAGCCACGGCGCGAGCTACGAGTTGGACTATGAGCGGATTGTGCCCGTCACCGTCAACAACCCGCAGCTTGTGAGGCAGATGCTCCCAACCATCCGGCGCATTGTGGGCGACACGCGCGTGCTCGCCATGCGTCCCCAGATGGGCGCGGAGGATTTCTCGTACTTTGCCAATCGCGTACCGGCTTTCTTTTACTTTCTTGGCGTGGGCAACAAGGCGAAGGGGTTGACGGCGATGCTGCATACGCCGGAGTTTGATGTGGACGAGCAGTGCCTGCCAGTCGGCGTTGAAGTCATGGCGGCGATGGTGACCGACTGGCTTGAAACGGCGGCGCAGCAACCATAG
- a CDS encoding DUF512 domain-containing protein, protein MYSLQFETIYPIVELKPKKGVTVTEVDPDGLGAAIGLRPGDRILAVNGRKVRDYLDFQFYTGSEDHVELTIVQSDGVTRQASVDIGEGDIWGLDFEAFKPRQCGNECLFCFCEQNPPDARPSLFFRDEDIRLSFLHGNYTTMTTLTEEEFNRIVEQRLSPQYVSVHATDPEVRRYLLGRKQADDILGTMRRLLAHGIELHAQVVLCPTINDGEVLRRTIYDLAALHPEGVSSVAVVPVGLTKHHRKRHLLVAPTDEWEASVIEMVTPIQRELKRRYGTSFVFLGDEFYIRAGVPIPSARHYGDYPQIEDGVGMVRRFMDTFQRAVRRAQKRPPTGRFPETTVATGALFAPQLTRMAEQLNERFGTRLHVVGVPNEYFGHEVNVAGLVAGGDLIAARDRFRGQRLLIPNEMVMGERCLFIDSMPLAEVSNRLGMEVHLAGVTGKDFVAAALQTAA, encoded by the coding sequence ATGTACAGCCTGCAATTCGAAACGATTTACCCAATCGTTGAACTCAAGCCTAAGAAGGGTGTGACCGTCACTGAAGTTGACCCGGACGGCCTTGGCGCGGCCATCGGGTTGCGGCCGGGCGACCGCATCCTGGCGGTCAATGGCCGCAAGGTGCGTGATTATCTTGATTTCCAGTTTTACACTGGCTCTGAAGACCACGTTGAGCTGACCATTGTTCAGTCCGACGGTGTGACGCGGCAGGCTTCAGTCGATATCGGCGAGGGTGACATCTGGGGGCTGGATTTTGAGGCGTTCAAGCCTCGGCAGTGCGGCAATGAATGTCTGTTCTGCTTCTGTGAGCAAAATCCGCCGGACGCGCGGCCGTCGTTGTTCTTTCGGGACGAAGACATTCGCCTGTCGTTCCTGCACGGCAACTACACGACGATGACGACGCTGACGGAGGAGGAATTCAACCGGATTGTTGAGCAGCGTCTGTCGCCGCAGTATGTCTCGGTTCACGCCACTGATCCTGAGGTACGTCGGTATTTGCTTGGGCGCAAACAGGCGGATGACATTCTCGGCACGATGCGGCGGCTGCTGGCGCACGGCATCGAGCTTCACGCGCAGGTTGTGTTGTGTCCGACCATCAACGACGGCGAGGTGCTGCGCCGGACAATTTACGATCTGGCGGCGTTACACCCGGAAGGCGTCAGTTCAGTCGCCGTCGTCCCAGTCGGCCTTACGAAACACCACCGCAAGCGCCATTTGCTGGTCGCGCCGACGGATGAATGGGAAGCGTCGGTGATTGAAATGGTCACACCGATTCAGCGCGAGCTAAAGCGCCGTTATGGGACAAGCTTTGTCTTCCTAGGCGACGAGTTTTACATCCGCGCCGGCGTTCCAATCCCCTCAGCGCGGCACTACGGCGACTATCCACAGATTGAAGACGGCGTTGGGATGGTGCGGCGGTTTATGGACACCTTTCAGCGAGCCGTCCGGCGTGCGCAAAAGCGGCCGCCAACCGGGCGCTTCCCGGAAACAACGGTGGCGACCGGCGCGCTGTTTGCGCCGCAGCTAACCCGTATGGCGGAACAGCTCAACGAGCGGTTTGGAACACGGCTGCATGTCGTCGGTGTGCCGAACGAATACTTTGGTCACGAAGTCAATGTCGCCGGGTTGGTTGCTGGCGGCGATCTGATTGCGGCGCGCGACCGCTTCCGAGGCCAGCGTCTGTTGATTCCGAATGAAATGGTTATGGGCGAGCGGTGTCTGTTTATTGACAGCATGCCACTGGCGGAGGTTAGCAACCGATTGGGGATGGAGGTCCACTTAGCGGGTGTGACCGGCAAGGATTTTGTAGCCGCCGCCCTGCAAACCGCCGCCTAG
- a CDS encoding NADH-quinone oxidoreductase subunit J, which yields MTFQKLLFIGFATLVLGGAISVVVLRNPLYGAFALITSFVGLSALYVLMGAQFIGAAQIVVYAGAIMMLFVFVIMLLNVRADEERPPRHRFLAWLAVPLALLFTVPVWLAVTGVTGDRTPSGDAGTVERVGKNLMTRYLLPFELTSVLILLAVVGALHLAKREKE from the coding sequence ATGACCTTTCAAAAACTTCTATTCATTGGTTTTGCGACGCTGGTTTTAGGTGGGGCCATATCGGTTGTTGTCCTGCGCAATCCGCTGTATGGGGCCTTTGCGCTGATCACGTCCTTTGTTGGGCTATCGGCGCTTTATGTCCTGATGGGCGCGCAGTTTATCGGCGCGGCGCAGATTGTCGTCTACGCTGGCGCAATTATGATGCTGTTTGTTTTTGTCATCATGCTGCTCAACGTCCGCGCCGACGAAGAGCGCCCGCCGCGCCACCGCTTTCTGGCGTGGCTGGCTGTGCCGCTTGCGCTGCTGTTCACTGTACCGGTGTGGCTTGCCGTCACTGGCGTGACAGGCGACCGCACGCCGTCCGGCGACGCTGGGACAGTTGAGCGGGTGGGCAAAAACCTCATGACACGCTACCTGCTGCCGTTCGAGCTGACTTCCGTCCTGATTCTGCTAGCGGTCGTCGGCGCGCTGCACTTGGCGAAGCGGGAAAAGGAGTGA
- a CDS encoding alpha/beta fold hydrolase, with protein sequence MSALLVDELTDAESAAADVLEATTVEVTETFWHWRHGRIRVWETDPHPSGRAIVLLHGYGAMVEHWRKNIPALAADATVYALDLLGFGQSDMPDVHYSARLWGEQVRDFLDARRLRQVTLFGHSMGGLIAAQFAHDYPDRTAGLVLVDPSGYPPRTPSDWLFRALRFAAENQLLRDLSYWLFATPDIARQGLVSAYFNPEAVTPDLIETFVAPLRRPGAKYSYLAVARHPNDFFINAPNGISAPTLLVWGGRDRLLPPRLLQPFRELIPHAESVVIPDTGHCPQDETPGAFNAAVRRFLHLNVFTDLGFD encoded by the coding sequence ATGTCGGCTCTCCTTGTGGATGAACTGACGGACGCTGAATCCGCAGCGGCGGACGTTCTGGAAGCAACGACGGTGGAGGTGACGGAGACATTTTGGCACTGGCGGCATGGTCGCATCCGAGTCTGGGAAACCGACCCGCATCCGTCCGGCCGGGCGATTGTCCTCCTGCATGGTTACGGTGCCATGGTCGAGCACTGGCGCAAAAACATTCCGGCGCTGGCGGCGGACGCGACGGTGTACGCCCTCGACCTTTTGGGCTTCGGTCAAAGCGACATGCCGGACGTACACTACAGCGCCCGTCTCTGGGGGGAACAGGTACGCGACTTTCTCGACGCCCGCCGGTTGAGGCAAGTGACGCTGTTCGGTCATTCAATGGGTGGTCTAATCGCTGCGCAATTTGCCCACGATTATCCCGACCGGACGGCTGGGCTGGTGCTTGTAGACCCCAGCGGCTACCCGCCGCGCACGCCGTCCGACTGGCTCTTTCGTGCGCTGCGGTTCGCCGCCGAAAACCAACTTCTGCGCGATCTTTCTTACTGGCTCTTTGCCACACCCGATATTGCGCGGCAGGGACTGGTTTCAGCCTACTTCAACCCCGAAGCCGTCACGCCCGATCTGATTGAAACCTTTGTCGCCCCGCTGCGCCGGCCCGGCGCAAAGTACTCGTACCTTGCCGTGGCGCGGCACCCTAACGACTTCTTTATTAACGCGCCGAATGGCATCTCCGCACCGACGTTGTTGGTCTGGGGCGGACGCGACCGCTTGCTGCCGCCGCGCCTGCTCCAACCGTTCCGCGAACTGATTCCACACGCGGAATCGGTTGTTATCCCAGACACCGGGCATTGCCCGCAGGATGAGACGCCCGGCGCGTTCAATGCGGCGGTACGGCGGTTTTTGCACCTCAACGTCTTTACTGACCTCGGCTTCGACTGA